The DNA sequence ggtgctcaagagctccagtgtgcctgcacggtccggtctatccagagccacctctacacaccagtcctccggtagcagctccccgcaccaggcttcctgtgcgtgtcctcgcgccagtaccaccagttccagcaccacgcaccaggcctccagtgcgcctcgcctgtttagcgcagccagagcttttctcctctcctgcgctgccggagtctcccgcctgtttagcgcagccagagcctttctcctctcctgccctgccggagtctcctgtctgtccagcgccgccagtactcccagtctgcccagtgctcccagtctgcccagctccGCCAGTGCacccagtctgcccagctctgccggagtctccagtctgcccagcgccgccagtgctcccagtcggcccagcgctgccagtgctcccagtcggcccagcgctgctagtgctcccagtcggcccagcgccgccagtcggcccagcgtcgccagtctgccaggatccgccagatcggccagacaacctgaatcatccagttccaccagccagccaggatttaccggagcctactacctgcctgagcttcctctcagtactgggcttcctctcagtaccgggcttcccctcagtaccgggcttcccctctgtaccgggcttcccctcagtaccagACTGCttctgtcccgggctgcccctctgtcctgggctgcccctctgtcctgagatgcccctctgtcccgagctgcccctctgtcccgagctgcccctctgtcccgaggtgcccctctgtcccgaggtgcccctctgtcctgagatgcccctctgtcctgagatgcccctctgtcctgagatgcccctctgtcctgagatgcccctctgtcccgagctgcccctctgtcacgagctgctcctcagttatgtggggatctgggtgaggactattaggccatggtcggcggagaaagtggattatcccaggacgcgaaggggaggaacaaggacattaatggagtggggtccacgtcccgagccagaaccgccaccatggacagacgcccacccggaccctccctatgttcttgaggtgcgtccgggagtctgcaccttaggggggggttctgtcacgcctttgtcattgtattttgtgtttttggtatatgtttgggtatgccagggtgtgacatgggtttatgttgtgtttcgtattggggtttgtattaattgggattgtgtatgattaggggtgtgtctagttaggcttggctgcctgaagcgattctcaattggagtcaggtgattctcgttgtctcggattgggaaccgtatttaggtagcctgagttcacgttgtattttgtgggtgtttgttcctgtctctgtgtagtagtcaccagataggctgtaattagtttcacgtttcgtttgttgttttcgtacttcagttatttcatgtaccgcgatactttaattaaagtcatgagtaacctacacgctgcatttcggtctgactctcttcattcAACAGACAAACGACGTTACACCAGTCTTATCGAAATGAGATTTTAGTATTTATTCTCAGAGCGCACTGCCATGAAACCAcgaacaacagtttatatacaaaatatgacgCCATAGGTTATAAAATGTCCTTCCTCCTATCGACAAGGGCAGAACAGGTTAAAATGTTTATTCCAACCCCCTCGCTCGCTCACTCCAGACACACACTTTTCAAGATTAACTTCTGAAATCTCACCTTCATCTACCACTATTCAGAAGACAGCTGCAGATAATGGAAAACCTAGGAAAAcactcactgccttatctaaacATCCCAGAGCTAAGTTGagtcggttcaaccataggttaacgaTTCTTTCTGCTTACTTAAAACCCACAATCTAGTCCTCCCCAACCTAGCTGGAAtggtatttatttaatttaattaccCCCTGTTTCATGCTCCACAATCCCTTCCTTATGAATTAATAttattaatcagatataataaaacagagtacaGTTTTAATTAGTTATAGTTCTATTTAAAATGtagatattgtttagtcattattcataaaattcctaacagatgggatacaggacaataggcaagcagcttggtgagaaggcaaaaactgttggcgcaattattagaaaatggaagaagttcaagatgacggtcaatcaccctcggtctggggctccatgcaagatctcacctcgtggggcatcaatgatcatgaggaaggtgagggatcagcccagaactacacggcaggacctggtcaatgacctaaagagagctgggaccaaagtctcaaagaaaaccattagtaacacactacgccgtcatggactaaaatcctgcagcgcacgcaaggtccccctgctctaaccagcacatgtccaggcccatctgaagtttgccaatgaccatctggatgatccagaggaggaatgggagaaggtcatgtggtctgatgagacaaaaatagagctttttggtctaaactccactcgccgtgtttggaggaagaagaaggatgagtacaaccccaagaacaccatcccaaccgtagagcatggaggtggaaacatcattctttggggatgcttttcggcaaaggggacaggatgactgcaccgtattgaggggaggatggatggggccatgtatcgcgagatcttggccaacaacctccttccctcagtaagagcattaaagatgggtcgtggctgggtcttccagcatgacatcgacccgaaacacacagccagggcaactaaggagtggctccgtaagaagcatctcaaggtcctggagtggcatcgccaatctccagacctgaacccaatagaaaatctttggagggagctgaaagtccgtattgcccagcgacagccccgaaacctgaaggatctggagaaggtctgtatggaagagtgggccaaaatccctgctgcagtgtatgCAAACCtgatcaagaactacaggaaacgtatgatcaaTTCaatgtaattgcaaacaaaggtttctgtaccaaatattaagttctgcttttctgatatatcaaatacttatgtcatgcaataaaatgcaaattaattacttaaaaatcatacaatgttattttctggatttttgttttagattccgtctctcacagttttaaagtgtacctatgataaaaattatagacctctacatgatttgtaagtaggaaaacctgcaaaatcggcagtgtatcaaatacttgttctccccactgtatctctaGCTTAacctgacagatttgtacctggaTGTTATTATTTTACATATATTTACTCAATGGTGCATCAATAGACTCTACAGTTGTTTACACATAGATTAATGATGTAGAGGGAACCTTCAGTGGCAGTTTTTCTTTGGGGGATCGCCATCTTCTGGTTGATATGATGCATCCTACACCAACTAAGAATAATCCACCAGTAACAATGCCCACAATGATGCCAACTAGTGATGCTGCAGCGATCCCCTTCTTCTCAGTAATACctgagatgacacacacacacacacacacacacacacacacacacacacacacacacacacacacacacacacacacacacacacacacacacacacacacacacacacacacacacatatacaaaaaAAAGCATTATCAACATTTTTTGCTGAAGAAGAATATAACTGCAATGATATTACAACTTTGTTGATTTTTTTTACAATGCTAGAAGAAATCACAGAAAGTGGAAGTTAGACTTACATGTGTCCTTCATTCGTTGTGATTTGGCCTCTGCACTGACATGATTGTTGACGATACACTGGATGAATCCATTACCACTGGAAACAGTGATGTTGACCTCAGAGACTGACAGAGAATCCTGGTACAGTGGGCACTGACCTCCATCACAGACAGAAAACATCCAGCCTGAACAATTCACTGTGATGTTACAAAGTCCTGTACTTGAGTTGTAGTATGTCACCTGCATGGCTGGAATGGGAACAGCTTctacaacaaccaacacagttcAGAAAGATACATTTGACATGTATGACTGGTGAAGACACTTTAAAGGAGATTCGCTATTTTAAGCAAAGCAGAAACACATAGCAGGCTACCAAAACACAACAAATCACACAACTCACCCAACACCTTAAGTCTGTATGAAGACGTTGAATCTGTCCAATCTATTTTCTTTGCATTTGCAATGTAAATTCCACTGTCTGTGTCCGTCAGATTCTTAATGCACAGAGTGTGGTTCACTGGGTTATAATCTACCTTCTCCTTGTATTTAGGAGATATGTCTTTATCATCCAATATTACATCCTTTTGGAACTTCCATGTAATTCCTTTGAGTTGATCAGGGGGTTCTGCAACAGCCACACATACCGAACCTCCCTTCAAGCCATACTGGTCTATTGGAGGGACATCAGCCCAGGTCcctaaagagagaagaagaggttcACCGGGCGCAGAGTTTGTTCCTGTTTATTCAGATAGGGATCATCTTAATAAGTGTTAATCTAGAAATACatgtttttactgagttacagttcatttaaggaaaacagtccatttaaatatattttattacagggagaaatactcctcaggaccggatgtggaggtcttgggctgcggttgtgaggccattTGGTCTTACTGACAAATgatctaaaacgatgttggaggtggtttatggtacagaaatgaacattaccgtttctggcaacaactctggtgaacattcctgcagtcagcatgccaattgcaccctccctcaaaacttaagtcatctgtggtattgtgatgtgcgacagaactgcacattttagagtggccttgtattgtccccagcataagatgcacctgtgtaatgatcatgctgtttaatcagcttctttattTGCCACATCTGTCAAGTGGATAGATTATctaggcaaaggagaaatgctcactaacagggatgtaaacaaatttgtgtacataatttgagagaaataaactttttgttcacatggaacatttctggaatcttttatttcaggaccaacactttacatgttgcgcttttatttttgttcag is a window from the Oncorhynchus keta strain PuntledgeMale-10-30-2019 chromosome 35, Oket_V2, whole genome shotgun sequence genome containing:
- the LOC118376130 gene encoding uncharacterized protein LOC118376130 isoform X2, with the protein product MFMGHIGVPTKKLVKGTWADVPPIDQYGLKGGSVCVAVAEPPDQLKGITWKFQKDVILDDKDISPKYKEKVDYNPVNHTLCIKNLTDTDSGIYIANAKKIDWTDSTSSYRLKVLEAVPIPAMQVTYYNSSTGLCNITVNCSGWMFSVCDGGQCPLYQDSLSVSEVNITVSSGNGFIQCIVNNHVSAEAKSQRMKDTCITEKKGIAAASLVGIIVGIVTGGLFLVGVGCIISTRRWRSPKEKLPLKAVVPEVDNPVSAIPGRPESQNTPGSEVTSIYITAGRPGAVPASTEGEEGHPGDKEYTSPEERIEPQSRPQAETFYSTLQLPAAAQRHPVGKGNNLKKPDTVYCTIGYYPSILLRDPRMLL
- the LOC118376130 gene encoding uncharacterized protein LOC118376130 isoform X1, whose amino-acid sequence is MSGGPLSSFSKQGILLLSILHYGTWADVPPIDQYGLKGGSVCVAVAEPPDQLKGITWKFQKDVILDDKDISPKYKEKVDYNPVNHTLCIKNLTDTDSGIYIANAKKIDWTDSTSSYRLKVLEAVPIPAMQVTYYNSSTGLCNITVNCSGWMFSVCDGGQCPLYQDSLSVSEVNITVSSGNGFIQCIVNNHVSAEAKSQRMKDTCITEKKGIAAASLVGIIVGIVTGGLFLVGVGCIISTRRWRSPKEKLPLKAVVPEVDNPVSAIPGRPESQNTPGSEVTSIYITAGRPGAVPASTEGEEGHPGDKEYTSPEERIEPQSRPQAETFYSTLQLPAAAQRHPVGKGNNLKKPDTVYCTIGYYPSILLRDPRMLL